The following coding sequences lie in one Xyrauchen texanus isolate HMW12.3.18 chromosome 25, RBS_HiC_50CHRs, whole genome shotgun sequence genomic window:
- the LOC127618474 gene encoding cysteine and glycine-rich protein 1-like has product MPLGGGNKCGCCQKTVYFAEEVQCDGRSFHRSCFLCMVCRKNLDSTTVAVHENEIYCKACYGKKYGPKGYGYGAGAGTLSMDKGESLGIKPDEPQTHRPTNNPNTSKFAQKFGASDACPRCSKAVYAAEKIIGAGSSWHKACFRCAKCGKGLESTTLADKDGEIYCKGCYAKNFGPKGFGYGQGSGALSHTQ; this is encoded by the exons ATGCCTCTTGGGGGAGGAAACAAATGTGGCTGCTGTCAGAAAACTGTGTACTTTGCAGAGGAAGTGCAATGTGACGGGCGGAGCTTCCACAGATCCTGCTTCCTCTGCA TGGTGTGCAGAAAAAATCTAGACAGCACTACTGTGGCCGTCCATGAGAATGAGATCTACTGCAAGGCTTGTTATGGCAAAAAATATGGGCCTAAAGGCTACGGTTATGGTGCTGGTGCAGGGACTTTGAGCATGGACAAAGGAGAATCACTGGGCATAAAACCTGATGA GCCTCAAACACACCGGCCAACCAACAATCCCAACACATCCAAGTTTGCTCAAAAGTTTGGTGCCTCTGATGCTTGTCCGCGATGTAGCAAGGCCGTCTATGCGGCTGAGAAAATCATAGGCGCAGGAAGT TCATGGCATAAGGCTTGTTTTCGATGTGCTAAGTGTGGAAAAGGGCTTGAGTCCACAACTTTGGCTGACAAGGATGGAGAAATCTACTGCAAAG GTTGTTATGCCAAAAACTTTGGTCCAAAAGGTTTTGGATATGGTCAAGGATCTGGAGCACTGTCACACACTCAATAG
- the LOC127618475 gene encoding pleckstrin homology-like domain family A member 3 gives MSMCKVMKDGHLEKRSNGLLQLWKKKRCVLTEDGLCLYDCKGDNSKEMRFEEMSTLDCVEYKRGLVYFTIVMNGGKEIDFRCQQEGTAWNAEIALALVRFKNRVAVQTGRKRHMSHLGSCGEGDVEL, from the coding sequence ATGAGCATGTGTAAAGTCATGAAAGATGGCCATTTGGAGAAGAGGAGTAATGGACTTCTACAGCTGTGGAAGAAGAAGCGTTGTGTCCTCACGGAGGACGGACTCTGTCTGTACGACTGTAAAGGCGACAACAGTAAAGAGATGCGCTTCGAGGAGATGAGCACGCTGGACTGCGTGGAGTATAAGCGGGGTCTGGTGTACTTCACTATCGTGATGAACGGCGGTAAAGAGATTGACTTCAGGTGCCAGCAGGAGGGAACGGCGTGGAACGCGGAGATTGCGCTCGCGCTGGTGCGATTCAAAAACCGCGTCGCCGTTCAGACCGGCAGGAAAAGACACATGTCACATCTGGGAAGCTGCGGGGAGGGAGATGTCGAGCTTTGA